One part of the Leucobacter triazinivorans genome encodes these proteins:
- a CDS encoding UPF0182 family protein, with amino-acid sequence MTDQNAHAPARQRRLSPLAITVILVVVLILGFLAVAAVLAEVMWYRQLGYLPVLTTQWIAAGVMFAIGFVGMAVPVFFAIDIAYRKRPVYARLTAQLDRYQELFEPLRRLVKWGLPAVVGLFAGFSTGTQWQRVLLWLNGEASGEQDAQFGLDISFFLFDLPMLRGIVGFASAVVLISLIAGVATSYLYGGISFSGRDVRVSKATRIQAAVLATVYLLLQAASLWLDQYATLSGTSGQWTGALFQDVHAVIPGKQILAGIAIIVAVLFLVTAFTGKWRLPVIGTALFLVSSIVLGIGYPWAVQQFQVRPDEKSLEAEYIERNIEATRAAYGIDEVEVERYDAVTDAEPGALRNDAETTANIRIIDPEVVSPTFAQLEQIRQYYQFPSSLSVDRYEIDGRVEDTVSAIRDIDISDQSGWYNRTLVYTHGYGLVAAYGNQRSPGGEPVFLENGIPTSGKLGEFEPRVYFGMNSPEYSIVGGERSKPIELDFPADAESTAEATADDPAPAEPGSAEASETENADASTDNPEAEAVEIEAAEDGAATEAAAEEEADDATSGRQNMTTFSGDGGPTLSNLFTKLIYALKFQDMEVLLSGAVVEGSQILYDRNPVDRVQKVAPYLTIDESPYASVVDGRIVWIVDGYTTSADYPYSQQNDMNALTVDADNERTDPMPKSINYIRNSVKATVDAYDGSVTLYAWDTEDPLLQSWGKIFPGTLESVSEMSGDLLSHVRYPSDLFKVQRAVLGQYHVTNSDAFYSAEDRWRTPDDPVSSAAAGAVKRAQPPYYLTLAAGAEADPNFSIYSTYIPDQQGEGSRDILTGYLAANSNAGSDAGEVSEEYGTLKLLTLPKGNPIPGPGQVQNSFTTDSEVSRLLNILRQGESRVISGNLLTLPVGGGLLYVQPVYVQASSGTSFPILQKVLVAFGDQIAFEDTLDEALDSLFGGNSGANAGDGGVEVPDTPGDTGEGDATDTPADEEEPDASTGSELSLDQALRQMQQAIQDRDEAMQAGDWAAYGEADELLREALEAALQAE; translated from the coding sequence GTGACCGACCAGAACGCACACGCTCCGGCCCGTCAGCGCCGACTATCGCCGCTCGCCATCACCGTGATCCTCGTGGTGGTGCTGATCCTCGGCTTCCTCGCCGTGGCCGCGGTGCTCGCCGAGGTGATGTGGTATCGGCAACTCGGGTACCTGCCCGTGCTCACCACCCAGTGGATCGCCGCGGGCGTGATGTTCGCGATCGGCTTCGTGGGCATGGCGGTTCCCGTCTTCTTCGCAATCGACATCGCCTACCGCAAGCGTCCCGTCTACGCACGGCTCACTGCGCAGCTCGATCGCTATCAGGAGCTGTTCGAACCGCTGCGCCGCCTTGTGAAGTGGGGGCTTCCGGCCGTCGTGGGCCTGTTCGCAGGATTCAGCACGGGAACCCAGTGGCAGCGTGTGCTCCTCTGGCTCAACGGCGAGGCATCGGGGGAGCAGGACGCGCAGTTCGGGCTCGACATCTCCTTCTTCCTGTTCGATCTGCCGATGCTGCGCGGCATCGTCGGCTTCGCCTCCGCGGTCGTGCTGATCTCCCTCATCGCCGGCGTGGCCACGAGCTACCTCTACGGCGGCATCTCGTTCTCGGGACGCGACGTGCGCGTCTCGAAGGCGACGAGGATCCAGGCGGCAGTGCTCGCCACGGTGTACCTCCTGCTGCAGGCCGCGAGCCTGTGGCTCGACCAGTACGCGACGCTCAGCGGCACGAGCGGGCAGTGGACCGGTGCGCTCTTCCAGGACGTCCACGCCGTCATCCCCGGCAAGCAGATCCTCGCCGGGATCGCGATCATCGTCGCGGTGCTGTTCCTCGTCACGGCTTTCACCGGCAAGTGGCGGCTGCCGGTGATCGGCACCGCGCTGTTCCTGGTGTCGAGCATCGTCCTCGGGATCGGCTATCCGTGGGCCGTGCAGCAGTTCCAGGTGCGTCCCGATGAGAAGAGCCTCGAGGCGGAGTACATCGAGCGCAATATCGAGGCGACTCGAGCCGCATACGGCATCGACGAAGTCGAGGTCGAGCGCTACGACGCCGTGACCGACGCGGAGCCCGGTGCGCTGCGCAACGACGCGGAGACGACGGCCAACATCCGCATCATCGATCCCGAGGTCGTGTCGCCCACGTTCGCTCAGCTCGAGCAGATCCGCCAGTACTACCAGTTCCCCAGCTCGCTCAGCGTCGACCGCTACGAGATCGACGGCCGAGTCGAGGACACGGTCTCCGCCATCCGCGACATCGACATCAGCGATCAGAGCGGCTGGTACAACCGGACGCTCGTCTACACCCACGGGTACGGGCTCGTCGCCGCATACGGCAATCAGCGCTCGCCCGGTGGAGAGCCGGTCTTCCTCGAGAACGGAATCCCCACGAGCGGCAAGCTCGGGGAGTTCGAACCTCGCGTGTACTTCGGCATGAACTCGCCGGAGTACTCGATCGTGGGCGGCGAGCGGTCCAAGCCGATCGAACTCGACTTCCCGGCGGATGCGGAGAGCACCGCCGAGGCGACGGCCGACGACCCGGCGCCGGCCGAGCCCGGCAGCGCAGAGGCCTCCGAGACCGAGAACGCCGACGCCTCGACGGACAACCCCGAGGCCGAGGCCGTCGAGATCGAGGCCGCCGAGGACGGGGCGGCGACCGAGGCGGCGGCCGAAGAGGAGGCCGATGACGCGACTTCCGGTCGACAGAACATGACCACATTCTCCGGCGATGGCGGTCCCACCCTGAGCAATCTCTTCACCAAGCTCATCTACGCCCTGAAGTTCCAAGACATGGAGGTGCTGCTCTCGGGCGCCGTCGTCGAAGGATCCCAGATCCTCTACGATCGGAACCCGGTGGATCGCGTGCAGAAGGTCGCGCCCTACCTCACCATCGACGAATCGCCCTACGCCTCGGTCGTGGACGGCCGCATCGTCTGGATCGTCGACGGGTACACCACCTCCGCCGACTATCCGTACTCGCAGCAGAACGATATGAATGCGCTGACGGTGGACGCCGACAACGAGCGCACCGATCCGATGCCCAAGTCGATCAACTACATCCGCAACTCGGTCAAGGCAACTGTCGATGCCTACGACGGTTCGGTGACGCTCTACGCGTGGGACACCGAGGATCCGCTGCTCCAGTCGTGGGGCAAGATCTTCCCGGGCACGCTCGAGAGCGTCTCGGAGATGAGCGGGGATCTGCTCAGCCACGTGCGCTACCCGAGTGATCTCTTCAAGGTGCAGCGCGCGGTGCTCGGTCAGTACCACGTGACGAACTCCGACGCCTTCTACTCGGCCGAGGATCGCTGGCGCACGCCGGACGACCCGGTGTCGAGCGCCGCTGCGGGCGCGGTCAAGCGGGCGCAGCCGCCGTACTACCTCACGCTGGCGGCCGGAGCCGAGGCCGACCCGAACTTCTCCATCTACTCGACCTACATCCCCGACCAGCAGGGCGAGGGGTCGCGAGACATTCTCACCGGGTATCTCGCTGCGAACTCGAACGCGGGGTCCGACGCCGGAGAGGTCTCCGAGGAGTACGGCACGCTCAAGCTCCTGACCCTGCCGAAGGGCAATCCGATCCCGGGCCCCGGTCAGGTGCAGAACAGCTTCACCACGGATTCCGAGGTGTCGCGTCTGCTCAACATCCTGCGCCAGGGCGAGAGCCGCGTCATCAGCGGCAACCTGCTCACGCTGCCGGTCGGCGGCGGTCTGCTCTACGTGCAGCCCGTCTACGTCCAGGCCTCTTCGGGGACGAGCTTCCCCATCCTGCAGAAGGTACTCGTCGCGTTCGGCGACCAGATCGCGTTCGAGGACACCCTCGACGAGGCGCTGGACTCCCTCTTCGGCGGCAATTCCGGCGCGAACGCCGGTGACGGTGGAGTGGAGGTGCCCGACACGCCTGGCGACACCGGTGAGGGCGATGCGACCGACACGCCCGCGGATGAGGAAGAGCCGGATGCGTCCACCGGATCCGAGCTGAGCCTCGACCAGGCGCTGCGGCAGATGCAGCAGGCGATTCAGGACCGCGACGAGGCTATGCAGGCCGGCGACTGGGCGGCCTACGGAGAGGCCGACGAGCTGCTGCGCGAGGCGCTGGAGGCCGCACTGCAGGCCGAGTAG
- a CDS encoding PDZ domain-containing protein translates to MDDGSAERRRSRLLLTTAVLACVALLAALVPSPYVVEQPGPVVDTLGEVDIDDQPVPVIGVEGATTFPTTGELNLLTVSILGDPEHPRSWLSLLPTLFDPAQRVAPVGEFYPRGVTVEQREEENAVLMDSSQAQAAAAAFRAMGEEVDVELTVAGVSEDGPAFGLLETGDRIVSLDDRAVSDFGELRRGIAEAGADVEIRVGIVRDGQEREVSLTPRLPETGSQPLIGAMISSSYELPAEIDVSLSRIGGPSAGLVFALAILDRLTPGALLDGRVVSGTGTITDSGSVGAIGGLTQKMWAAARADSELFLMPVDNCADLPSRLPPGMRIAPVESLDEAIAAIDALTAGEEPAGIERCAARAGESGE, encoded by the coding sequence GTGGACGACGGATCGGCCGAGCGGCGCAGATCGCGCCTGCTCCTCACGACGGCCGTTCTCGCCTGCGTCGCCCTGCTCGCGGCCCTCGTCCCGTCGCCCTACGTCGTCGAGCAGCCGGGACCGGTGGTCGACACGCTCGGAGAGGTCGACATCGACGATCAGCCGGTTCCGGTGATCGGGGTCGAGGGCGCGACCACATTTCCCACGACCGGCGAGCTCAACCTGCTCACGGTCTCGATCCTCGGCGACCCCGAGCACCCCAGGAGCTGGCTCTCGCTCCTTCCGACGCTCTTCGACCCAGCTCAGCGCGTGGCGCCGGTCGGCGAGTTCTACCCTCGGGGCGTGACGGTCGAGCAGCGCGAGGAGGAGAACGCGGTGCTCATGGATTCATCTCAGGCGCAGGCCGCTGCGGCCGCGTTCCGAGCGATGGGGGAGGAGGTCGACGTGGAGCTCACCGTCGCCGGCGTCTCAGAGGACGGCCCCGCATTCGGCCTGCTCGAGACCGGCGACCGGATCGTGAGTCTCGACGATCGTGCTGTCTCGGATTTCGGCGAGCTGCGTCGCGGGATCGCCGAGGCCGGGGCGGACGTCGAGATCCGTGTCGGCATCGTTCGAGACGGGCAGGAGCGCGAGGTATCGCTGACGCCGCGTCTGCCGGAGACCGGCTCGCAGCCGCTGATCGGCGCGATGATCTCGAGCTCCTACGAGCTGCCGGCAGAGATCGACGTCAGCCTCTCGCGCATCGGCGGTCCGAGCGCCGGTCTGGTTTTCGCGCTCGCGATCTTAGACCGCCTGACCCCTGGCGCGCTGCTCGACGGCCGGGTCGTCAGCGGTACCGGCACCATCACGGATAGCGGATCGGTCGGTGCGATCGGCGGGCTCACGCAGAAGATGTGGGCTGCGGCGCGCGCCGACAGCGAGCTGTTCCTCATGCCCGTCGACAACTGCGCGGACCTTCCCAGCCGGCTGCCGCCCGGCATGCGGATCGCTCCGGTGGAGTCCCTCGACGAGGCGATCGCGGCCATCGACGCGCTCACCGCCGGCGAGGAGCCGGCCGGGATCGAGCGGTGCGCGGCGCGCGCGGGGGAGTCGGGAGAGTAG
- a CDS encoding zinc-dependent metalloprotease — translation MSANDQNGADDQGRGDGFEELQRLLREMLSGGAAGTGMDPAQFAKAAGLPMDPQALQGLFSTLQGAMQHPGDGIDWSAARRTAIEVASDGATPADPAPAERAFPVAALWLDEATELGTTPDAPRTLTRIEWVQQSIDTWVGLAEPVAESITRALMEALESQMPEELSGALHGASPMLRSVGGALFAVQLGTIVGRLSGEVVSAGDIGIPLLSGTGREGGALLPAGVAAFADGLDQDAEAVTLYLAVRELAHARLFRHSKWLRLHLLSAITEYARGIRIDTDRIEELAREIDPEHPEQIQELIAGGALIPPRTEAQETAHARLETMLALVEGWVDVVTADAAKRLPGAEAIAEMVRRRRATGGPAEHAFSALVGLELRPRRLREAAALWRLVAERSDVATRDGLWAHPDLLPSSEELDHPARLLERLGLAGAAPDAAADDFDTALAQLLDGELPPHQGGEDGTGRTGS, via the coding sequence ATGAGCGCGAACGATCAGAACGGCGCGGACGACCAGGGCCGGGGCGACGGTTTCGAGGAGCTCCAGCGCTTGCTGCGGGAGATGCTCTCGGGCGGTGCGGCCGGAACCGGGATGGATCCCGCCCAGTTCGCGAAGGCCGCGGGACTGCCGATGGATCCCCAGGCATTGCAGGGCCTGTTCAGCACGCTGCAGGGTGCGATGCAGCACCCCGGTGACGGGATCGACTGGTCCGCCGCACGACGCACCGCGATCGAGGTCGCGAGCGACGGCGCGACGCCCGCCGATCCCGCGCCGGCGGAACGGGCGTTCCCCGTCGCGGCACTCTGGCTCGACGAGGCCACCGAGCTGGGCACCACGCCGGATGCGCCCCGCACGCTCACGCGCATCGAGTGGGTGCAGCAGTCGATCGATACCTGGGTCGGCCTCGCCGAACCGGTGGCCGAGTCGATCACCCGGGCGCTCATGGAGGCGCTGGAGAGCCAGATGCCCGAGGAGCTCAGCGGCGCTCTGCACGGTGCATCGCCCATGCTCCGCAGTGTCGGCGGCGCGCTGTTCGCGGTGCAGCTGGGCACGATCGTCGGACGCCTGTCGGGTGAGGTGGTCTCCGCCGGCGACATCGGCATTCCGCTGCTCTCGGGTACTGGGCGTGAGGGCGGCGCACTGCTGCCCGCCGGCGTCGCCGCCTTCGCCGACGGGCTCGATCAGGACGCCGAAGCGGTGACGCTCTACCTCGCGGTACGGGAACTGGCGCACGCACGGCTCTTCCGCCACAGCAAGTGGCTGCGGCTGCACCTGCTCTCCGCGATCACCGAGTATGCGCGCGGGATCCGGATCGACACCGATCGCATCGAAGAGCTGGCCCGGGAGATCGACCCCGAGCACCCCGAGCAGATTCAGGAGCTCATCGCCGGGGGCGCGCTCATCCCCCCGCGGACCGAGGCCCAGGAGACCGCGCACGCGCGTCTCGAGACCATGCTGGCCCTCGTCGAGGGCTGGGTGGACGTCGTCACCGCCGACGCCGCGAAGCGTCTTCCCGGCGCTGAGGCGATCGCCGAGATGGTGCGACGGCGGCGCGCCACCGGGGGTCCTGCGGAACACGCATTCTCGGCCCTCGTCGGGCTGGAGCTGCGCCCGCGTCGCCTGCGCGAGGCCGCCGCGCTCTGGCGGCTCGTGGCCGAGCGCAGCGATGTGGCCACGCGCGACGGACTCTGGGCGCACCCCGACCTGCTGCCGAGTTCGGAGGAGCTCGACCACCCTGCACGGCTGCTGGAGCGCCTCGGGCTTGCCGGAGCGGCACCGGACGCGGCGGCGGACGACTTCGACACGGCGCTGGCGCAGCTGCTCGACGGCGAACTGCCGCCGCATCAGGGCGGCGAAGACGGGACCGGCCGCACCGGGAGCTGA
- a CDS encoding ATP-dependent helicase has translation MQVTPSDADVLDGLDPEQREIAESLRGPVAVLAGAGTGKTRAITHRIAHGVRSGVYAPERVLAVTFTRKAAGELQGRLRALGAEGVRAQTFHGAALAQLNHFWPQFVGGSAPKMLPGKVATVAQVIESLGLRLGGEALRDVASEIEWRKTTMLGIDGYASRIAERPVPQGLTQEQLIEVHRGYAALLEERRQIDFEDVLVLMTGMLESEPRAALQVRERYRFFTVDEFQDVSPLQHALLRVWLGDRDDVCVVGDASQTIYSFAGASSSYLLRFGAEYPHARQIRLERNYRSRESVVRLANRLMRDRPGALTLRATRTEHAPDEHAPTFEWFASEHDEAEAVADSIAAAIRGGTPASDIAILYRTNAQSARFESALQERGISVRVHGAQRFFERADVRQAVMLIRGEAKVADSRPLFQIVSDALRASGWTAKAPEGAAARERWEALGALLSLVDEMPAGTTIRAFADELVARQRTQHEPTLEAVTLSAIHAAKGLEWSLVHVVGLSEGMLPIAHARDETSVDEERRLCYVAFTRARDVLRLSGVAGGARSAREPSRFVAEAGLLA, from the coding sequence ATGCAGGTGACGCCTAGCGACGCGGACGTGCTCGACGGGCTCGACCCCGAGCAGCGTGAGATCGCCGAGAGCCTGCGCGGGCCGGTCGCAGTGCTCGCGGGCGCGGGGACCGGCAAGACGCGGGCCATCACGCATCGCATCGCCCACGGGGTGCGCAGCGGCGTCTACGCGCCGGAGCGCGTACTCGCGGTCACGTTCACGCGCAAGGCGGCCGGGGAACTGCAGGGGCGTCTGCGCGCGCTCGGAGCGGAAGGCGTGCGCGCGCAGACGTTCCACGGCGCCGCGCTCGCCCAGCTGAACCATTTCTGGCCGCAATTCGTCGGTGGCTCCGCCCCGAAGATGCTGCCGGGCAAGGTGGCGACCGTGGCCCAGGTGATCGAGAGCCTCGGCCTCCGCCTCGGCGGGGAAGCGTTGCGCGACGTCGCCTCTGAGATCGAGTGGCGCAAGACCACCATGCTCGGCATCGACGGGTACGCGTCGCGGATCGCTGAGCGGCCCGTGCCCCAGGGGCTGACGCAGGAGCAGCTCATCGAGGTGCATCGCGGCTACGCCGCGCTTCTCGAAGAGCGACGGCAGATCGATTTCGAGGATGTGCTCGTGCTGATGACCGGGATGCTCGAGAGCGAGCCCCGGGCGGCGCTGCAGGTGCGTGAGCGGTACCGGTTTTTCACGGTGGACGAATTCCAAGACGTGTCCCCGCTGCAGCACGCGCTGCTCCGGGTGTGGCTCGGGGACCGGGACGACGTGTGCGTGGTGGGCGACGCGAGCCAGACGATCTACTCGTTCGCCGGGGCTTCGAGCTCGTACCTCCTGCGGTTCGGTGCGGAGTATCCGCACGCGCGGCAGATCCGCCTCGAGCGCAACTACCGCTCCCGCGAATCGGTCGTGCGGCTCGCGAACCGGCTCATGCGCGACCGTCCGGGCGCGCTCACGCTTCGGGCGACGCGCACGGAGCACGCTCCCGATGAGCACGCGCCGACGTTCGAGTGGTTCGCGAGCGAGCACGACGAGGCCGAAGCGGTCGCGGACTCGATCGCAGCGGCGATCCGAGGCGGCACTCCGGCCTCGGACATCGCGATCCTCTATCGCACCAATGCCCAGTCCGCTCGATTCGAGTCTGCTCTGCAGGAGCGCGGCATCAGCGTGCGCGTGCACGGTGCCCAGCGGTTCTTCGAGCGCGCCGATGTGCGCCAAGCCGTCATGCTGATCCGGGGAGAGGCGAAGGTCGCGGATTCGCGGCCGCTCTTCCAGATCGTCAGCGATGCGCTGCGCGCCAGCGGCTGGACCGCGAAGGCGCCCGAGGGTGCTGCAGCGCGAGAACGCTGGGAGGCGCTCGGTGCGCTGCTCTCGCTGGTCGACGAGATGCCGGCCGGAACCACGATCCGCGCATTCGCCGACGAACTGGTGGCGCGTCAGCGAACGCAGCACGAGCCGACGCTCGAGGCGGTGACGCTGAGTGCGATCCACGCGGCGAAAGGCCTCGAATGGTCGCTGGTGCACGTCGTCGGACTGAGCGAGGGCATGCTGCCCATCGCGCACGCGAGAGACGAGACGAGCGTCGATGAGGAGCGTCGGCTGTGCTACGTCGCCTTCACCCGCGCCCGGGACGTGCTGCGGCTCTCCGGGGTCGCGGGAGGAGCGCGTTCGGCCCGCGAGCCGTCTCGCTTCGTGGCGGAGGCCGGGCTGCTCGCGTGA
- the nudC gene encoding NAD(+) diphosphatase: MIADRPPFARGALDRDAATRMNPNRLRAAWQEPGARLLRLRGVEIPVRRESGAVRLALLPIPDDEEPARRGGDWGPVFLGRVGGDPVFARPEDAATAPPDADAETDARCSSNDARPGDCRDARDSRAARDSRDARDEEWLHPFEAGPALSECERELVGVASALLRWHEDAAFSPRDGSATTLEYGGWARRDAHGAELFPRTDPAVIVLIEHEDRALLGSNALWESGRFSLLAGFVEAGESLEQAVAREVHEESGVRLGEIEYVTSQPWPFPRSLMLGFRARLAPGVDPDDLRPDPEEISELRWFSRAELREPAPGITLPMPLSIARWLIDRWVAEGDAGDA, translated from the coding sequence ATGATCGCCGACAGGCCTCCGTTCGCGCGGGGGGCCCTCGACCGAGATGCCGCGACCCGGATGAACCCGAATCGGCTGCGGGCCGCATGGCAGGAACCGGGAGCTCGGCTGCTGCGCCTGCGCGGCGTCGAAATCCCGGTGCGGCGCGAGAGCGGCGCCGTGCGTCTTGCGCTGCTGCCGATCCCGGACGACGAAGAGCCGGCCCGCCGGGGAGGAGACTGGGGGCCCGTCTTCCTGGGGCGCGTGGGCGGCGATCCGGTGTTCGCGAGGCCGGAAGACGCTGCGACGGCGCCTCCGGACGCCGACGCAGAGACGGATGCCCGCTGTTCGTCAAACGACGCGCGACCGGGCGACTGCCGCGACGCCCGCGATAGCCGCGCCGCCCGCGATAGCCGCGACGCCCGCGACGAGGAGTGGCTCCATCCGTTCGAGGCCGGTCCCGCGCTGAGCGAGTGCGAGCGTGAGCTCGTCGGGGTCGCGTCCGCGCTGCTGCGCTGGCACGAGGACGCAGCGTTCTCGCCGCGGGATGGCTCTGCGACGACTCTCGAGTACGGCGGGTGGGCCCGGCGCGACGCGCACGGGGCCGAGCTCTTCCCGCGCACCGACCCCGCGGTGATCGTGCTGATCGAGCACGAGGACCGCGCGCTGCTCGGATCGAATGCGCTCTGGGAGAGCGGGCGATTCTCGCTGCTCGCCGGGTTCGTCGAGGCGGGGGAGTCGCTCGAGCAGGCGGTTGCCCGCGAGGTGCACGAAGAATCGGGAGTCCGGCTGGGCGAGATCGAGTACGTTACCTCGCAGCCGTGGCCGTTTCCACGATCGCTCATGCTCGGCTTCCGTGCGCGTCTCGCGCCAGGCGTCGATCCTGACGACCTGCGGCCGGATCCCGAGGAGATCTCGGAGTTGCGCTGGTTCTCGCGCGCAGAGCTGCGGGAGCCCGCGCCGGGAATCACGCTCCCCATGCCGCTCTCGATCGCCCGCTGGTTGATCGACCGCTGGGTTGCGGAGGGTGATGCAGGTGACGCCTAG
- a CDS encoding phosphotransferase, which produces MASIPFTLAALATSAVPGLVVFGVRENLDDESYASAIVTCTDGELLVRVPRTQAAEVQQSAELLGLAALGDGPRSRLPFDVPRTLGVTRAGETRAVVVTTVEGASFAAEDLADDAILLRPIAEAIAAIHELPLSVAQQGGLPVRSAQDLRLRATRLIDRASATRLLPETVLQRWEQTVEHAELWDFSPVMVHGSLDAHQLRVDEDRITAVLGWSELSLGDPASDLAWLLAAGSDVLDAVLARYAKLRNTGSLQHLRTRAALSHELEVARWLLHGVETHDQSVVDDAVSMLDRMVGFTGPLGREIAASSPSAPLDESGVSALLAETPDVVDQLSDTAAYEALDEDRMFGVDTDFVEPLRTPSDPEPDPAHPLEEDDATDADREQDPTTGAVPRTDASEQPTEPIDPADLPAPHESDEPDTPPARR; this is translated from the coding sequence ATGGCCAGCATTCCTTTCACTCTAGCCGCGCTCGCGACGTCGGCGGTGCCGGGCCTCGTGGTCTTCGGGGTCCGCGAGAATCTGGATGACGAGAGCTACGCCTCCGCGATCGTGACGTGCACCGATGGGGAGCTGCTGGTCCGGGTGCCGAGAACCCAGGCCGCCGAGGTGCAGCAGTCAGCTGAGCTGCTCGGTCTCGCGGCGCTCGGCGACGGGCCGCGCAGCCGCCTGCCCTTCGACGTTCCGCGCACGCTCGGCGTGACTCGAGCTGGCGAGACTCGCGCGGTCGTCGTCACCACCGTCGAGGGCGCGAGCTTCGCCGCCGAGGATCTCGCCGATGACGCGATCCTGCTGCGCCCCATCGCCGAGGCGATCGCGGCGATCCACGAACTCCCGTTGAGCGTGGCGCAGCAGGGCGGACTTCCCGTGCGCAGCGCACAGGATCTTCGGCTGCGCGCCACGCGCCTCATCGACCGGGCGAGCGCGACACGGCTTCTGCCGGAGACGGTCCTGCAACGCTGGGAGCAGACGGTCGAGCACGCCGAACTGTGGGACTTCTCGCCGGTCATGGTGCACGGGTCTCTCGACGCGCATCAACTCCGCGTCGACGAGGATCGCATCACTGCGGTGCTCGGCTGGTCCGAGCTCTCCCTCGGCGATCCGGCTTCCGACCTCGCCTGGCTGTTGGCGGCGGGATCCGACGTCCTCGACGCCGTGCTCGCGCGGTACGCCAAGCTCCGCAATACCGGCTCCCTGCAGCACCTGCGCACCCGCGCGGCGCTCTCCCACGAACTGGAGGTGGCCCGCTGGCTGCTGCACGGCGTGGAGACGCACGACCAGTCGGTCGTGGACGACGCGGTGTCGATGCTCGACCGCATGGTCGGATTCACGGGACCGCTGGGGCGCGAGATCGCCGCGTCGTCGCCGAGCGCGCCTCTCGACGAATCAGGGGTCTCGGCGCTGCTCGCGGAGACCCCTGACGTGGTGGATCAGCTGTCGGACACCGCGGCCTACGAAGCACTCGACGAAGACCGGATGTTCGGGGTCGACACCGACTTCGTGGAGCCCCTGCGTACGCCGTCGGATCCGGAACCGGACCCGGCGCATCCGCTGGAGGAGGACGACGCGACCGACGCCGACCGCGAGCAGGATCCGACGACCGGGGCTGTGCCCCGAACGGACGCCTCGGAACAGCCCACCGAGCCCATCGACCCGGCCGATCTGCCCGCGCCGCACGAGTCCGACGAGCCGGACACGCCTCCGGCACGGCGGTAG
- a CDS encoding glycerophosphodiester phosphodiesterase family protein, translating to MTHPYLTAVSNPKVLAHRGFVSEALVASGVVENTRVAFASAVLAGADYLETDCRLTRDGRVVLCHDGDLARVTGDPQPVASATHRDLAAMLADRGGLLTLEEALEEFPNARFNVDVKVPDAAEAVGRCVAPHAERVLVTSFSEATRLRTLRASAAVAGSRRPATSPGRRRLAAALAAIALRSRAGIARACAGVDALQIPERQGPLPILSPRLLDETRRLGIEVHVWTVNDPQRMRELVRMGVSGVITDCTDLALDALP from the coding sequence GTGACGCACCCCTATCTGACTGCCGTTTCGAACCCCAAGGTGCTCGCGCATCGCGGATTCGTCTCGGAGGCGCTTGTCGCGAGCGGGGTCGTCGAGAACACTCGGGTCGCATTCGCCTCGGCGGTGCTCGCCGGAGCGGACTACCTCGAGACTGATTGCCGCCTCACGCGCGACGGGCGGGTCGTGCTCTGCCACGACGGCGATCTCGCCCGGGTCACCGGCGATCCGCAACCGGTCGCGTCGGCGACGCACCGAGACCTTGCCGCGATGTTGGCCGATCGGGGCGGCCTCCTCACCCTCGAGGAGGCGCTCGAGGAGTTCCCGAACGCCCGCTTCAACGTTGATGTCAAGGTGCCCGATGCCGCCGAGGCGGTCGGGCGCTGCGTCGCACCCCACGCGGAACGGGTGCTCGTCACGAGCTTCTCGGAGGCCACGCGGCTGCGCACGCTGCGCGCCTCCGCCGCGGTCGCCGGCTCACGACGGCCCGCGACGTCGCCGGGGCGCCGCAGGCTGGCGGCCGCACTCGCCGCGATCGCGCTGCGCTCGCGCGCCGGTATCGCGCGCGCGTGCGCCGGCGTGGACGCTCTGCAGATCCCCGAGCGCCAGGGACCGCTGCCGATACTGAGCCCGCGCCTGCTCGACGAGACCCGACGGCTCGGCATCGAGGTGCACGTCTGGACGGTCAACGACCCGCAACGCATGCGGGAGCTCGTGCGGATGGGGGTCTCGGGAGTCATCACCGACTGCACGGATCTCGCGCTCGACGCGCTCCCTTGA